A single Clavibacter nebraskensis NCPPB 2581 DNA region contains:
- the pheA gene encoding prephenate dehydratase — translation MAETPRPDETYSYLGPSGTFTEAALKQVEAARGRTWRAVNNASEALADVVAGTSVAAMIAIENSVEGGVTATQDALANIPGLRILSEHLVPVAFDLVVRPGTALADVRTVAAHPVAYGQCRRFLERELPTHGHVPASSNVAAALSLLDGGIADAAIAPPQITESQPLEAVARGIGDNPNAVTRFVLVGRATTLPARTGADKTSLIVELPDDRAGSLLDLLEQFATRGVNLALIQSRPIGDELGRYRFVIDAEGHVHDERVADALLGIRRFSPRVTFLGSYPRADGTPSTYRARYEDDVFLEARDWLRGIVSSEPGARA, via the coding sequence ATGGCCGAGACCCCGCGACCCGACGAGACCTACAGCTACCTCGGGCCGTCGGGCACCTTCACGGAGGCCGCGCTGAAGCAGGTGGAGGCGGCCCGCGGCCGCACCTGGCGCGCGGTGAACAACGCGTCCGAGGCGCTCGCCGACGTGGTCGCCGGCACCTCGGTCGCCGCCATGATCGCCATCGAGAACTCCGTCGAGGGCGGGGTGACGGCCACGCAGGACGCGCTCGCCAACATCCCCGGCTTGAGGATCCTCAGCGAGCACCTCGTGCCCGTCGCCTTCGACCTCGTGGTGCGGCCCGGCACGGCGCTCGCCGACGTGCGCACCGTCGCCGCGCATCCGGTCGCCTACGGGCAGTGCCGCCGTTTCCTGGAGCGCGAGCTGCCGACGCACGGCCACGTGCCCGCGTCCTCGAACGTGGCCGCGGCGCTGTCGCTGCTGGATGGCGGCATTGCGGACGCGGCCATCGCGCCGCCGCAGATCACCGAGAGCCAGCCGCTCGAGGCCGTCGCCCGCGGCATCGGCGACAACCCGAACGCCGTCACGCGCTTCGTACTGGTGGGCCGTGCCACCACGCTGCCCGCGCGCACGGGCGCAGACAAGACCAGCCTCATCGTCGAGCTGCCGGACGACCGCGCCGGATCCCTGCTCGACCTCCTCGAGCAGTTCGCGACCCGCGGCGTGAACCTCGCGCTCATCCAGTCGCGGCCCATCGGCGACGAGCTCGGCCGCTACCGGTTCGTCATCGACGCGGAGGGGCACGTGCACGACGAGCGCGTGGCCGACGCGCTCCTCGGGATCCGCCGCTTCAGCCCGCGCGTCACCTTCCTCGGCTCCTACCCGCGGGCCGACGGCACCCCCAGCACCTACCGCGCCCGGTACGAGGACGACGTCTTCCTCGAGGCGCGCGACTGGCTGCGCGGCATCGTCTCGTCCGAGCCGGGCGCGCGCGCCTGA
- a CDS encoding HAD family hydrolase, whose translation MTPRVPDADRLLIALDIDGTLLGEDGSLDDSVIREVRRMEEVGHVVMPSTGRSVADTLPIVDRLGIHPEYMVCSNGAIVLERDASAPTGYGRRFVETFDPSDVLQRIRPHLASGRYAVEDAEGVYLYSGGDFPDGVLEANGRHVAFEELLHVPATRVVVISPGHDMEDFQDVVERMGLHRVSYSIGWTAWLDIAPDGVNKATAMERVRELHDIARTHVIAMGDGRNDIEMLEWAGEHGRGIAMGQAPAEVIAVATEVTGPITENGAAAVLARL comes from the coding sequence ATGACCCCGCGCGTGCCCGACGCCGACCGCCTCCTCATCGCCCTCGACATCGACGGCACCCTCCTCGGCGAGGACGGCTCGCTCGACGACTCGGTCATCCGCGAGGTGCGGCGGATGGAGGAGGTCGGCCACGTGGTCATGCCCTCCACCGGCCGCTCGGTCGCCGACACCCTGCCGATCGTCGACCGCCTCGGGATCCACCCGGAGTACATGGTGTGCTCGAACGGCGCGATCGTGCTCGAGCGCGACGCCAGCGCCCCCACCGGGTACGGCCGCCGCTTCGTCGAGACGTTCGATCCCTCCGACGTGCTGCAGCGGATCCGCCCGCACCTCGCGAGCGGCCGCTACGCCGTCGAGGACGCGGAGGGCGTGTACCTCTACTCCGGCGGCGACTTCCCGGACGGCGTGCTGGAGGCCAACGGCCGCCACGTCGCGTTCGAGGAGCTGCTGCACGTGCCCGCGACGCGCGTGGTCGTCATCTCGCCCGGCCACGACATGGAGGACTTCCAGGACGTCGTCGAGCGCATGGGCCTGCACCGCGTGAGCTACTCCATCGGCTGGACCGCGTGGCTCGACATCGCGCCCGACGGGGTGAACAAGGCCACGGCGATGGAGCGCGTGCGCGAGCTCCACGACATCGCCCGCACGCACGTCATCGCCATGGGCGACGGGCGCAACGACATCGAGATGCTCGAGTGGGCCGGAGAGCACGGACGGGGCATTGCGATGGGCCAGGCGCCGGCCGAGGTCATCGCCGTCGCCACGGAGGTCACGGGGCCCATCACCGAGAACGGCGCGGCCGCGGTCCTCGCCCGGCTCTGA
- the serS gene encoding serine--tRNA ligase, which produces MIDPQTLRDHPDLVIASQELRGASVEVVDQAVAADSERRRAVTEFEGLRAEQNAHGKLVAKADKADKPRLIAEVQELKARVTAAQERAQEAEAALDEAMRRIPNIVIDGVPAGGEDDWALVREVGEKPVFDFEPRDHLEIGEILDAIDMGRGAKVSGARFHFLTGIGARLEIALMNFGLARALEAGLVPLITPTLVKPEIMAGTGFLGAHADEVYHLDDDDLYLTGTSEVALAGYHADEILDLASGPVRYAGWSTCYRKEAGSYGKDTRGIIRVHQFQKLEMFSYVDPADAEAEHDRLLAMQERMMQDLGLTYRVIDTAAGDLGSSAARKYDVEAWIPTQGAYRELTSTSNCTTFQARRLGTRFRGEDGRTSPVATLNGTLATTRWIVAILETHQQADGSVRVPEALRPYLGGLETLEPATAKAAR; this is translated from the coding sequence GTGATCGATCCGCAGACCCTCCGCGACCATCCCGACCTCGTCATCGCCTCGCAGGAGCTGCGCGGCGCGTCCGTGGAGGTGGTCGACCAGGCGGTCGCCGCGGACTCCGAGCGCCGCCGGGCGGTCACCGAGTTCGAGGGCCTGCGCGCCGAGCAGAACGCGCACGGCAAGCTCGTCGCGAAGGCCGACAAGGCCGACAAGCCGCGCCTCATCGCCGAGGTGCAGGAGCTGAAGGCCCGCGTCACCGCCGCGCAGGAGCGGGCGCAGGAGGCCGAGGCCGCGCTCGACGAGGCCATGCGGCGGATCCCGAACATCGTCATCGACGGCGTCCCCGCCGGCGGCGAGGACGACTGGGCGCTCGTGCGCGAGGTCGGCGAGAAGCCCGTGTTCGACTTCGAGCCCCGCGACCACCTGGAGATCGGCGAGATCCTCGACGCGATCGACATGGGCCGCGGTGCCAAGGTCTCCGGCGCCCGCTTCCACTTCCTCACGGGGATCGGCGCGCGGCTCGAGATCGCCCTGATGAACTTCGGCCTCGCCCGCGCGCTCGAGGCGGGCCTCGTGCCGCTCATCACGCCCACGCTCGTGAAGCCCGAGATCATGGCCGGCACCGGCTTCCTCGGCGCCCACGCCGACGAGGTCTACCACCTGGACGACGACGACCTCTACCTCACGGGCACGAGCGAGGTGGCGCTCGCCGGGTACCACGCCGACGAGATCCTCGACCTGGCCTCGGGCCCCGTCCGCTACGCCGGCTGGTCGACCTGCTACCGCAAGGAGGCGGGCTCCTACGGCAAGGACACCCGCGGCATCATCCGCGTGCACCAGTTCCAGAAGCTCGAGATGTTCTCCTACGTCGACCCGGCCGACGCCGAGGCGGAGCACGATCGCCTGCTCGCGATGCAGGAGCGCATGATGCAGGACCTCGGCCTCACCTACCGCGTCATCGACACGGCGGCGGGCGACCTCGGATCCAGCGCCGCCCGCAAGTACGACGTCGAAGCGTGGATCCCCACCCAGGGCGCCTACCGCGAGCTCACCTCCACCTCGAACTGCACCACCTTCCAGGCCCGCCGCCTCGGCACGCGCTTCCGCGGCGAGGACGGCCGCACCTCGCCCGTCGCCACGCTCAACGGCACGCTGGCCACCACCCGCTGGATCGTCGCGATCCTCGAGACGCACCAGCAGGCCGACGGCTCGGTGCGCGTGCCGGAGGCGCTGCGGCCCTACCTCGGCGGCCTCGAGACCCTCGAGCCCGCGACGGCGAAGGCCGCCCGATGA